A DNA window from Anaerocolumna sp. AGMB13020 contains the following coding sequences:
- a CDS encoding dihydrofolate reductase, with the protein MNLIVAVDKNWAIGYQNQLLISIPEDMRFFRDETSGKAVIMGRNTMETFPAGKPLKNRLNVVITSKDIEIKDAVVVHSIEEALEAVKDYKSEDVYVIGGGTIYKQMLHLCDVAHVTKIDYAYHADTYFPNLDEMPEWQVEAESEERTYYDIEYAFYKYVKKQ; encoded by the coding sequence ATGAATTTAATCGTTGCAGTAGACAAAAACTGGGCTATTGGTTACCAGAATCAGCTTTTGATCAGTATCCCCGAAGATATGAGATTTTTCAGGGATGAGACTTCCGGAAAGGCTGTTATCATGGGCAGAAATACCATGGAGACTTTTCCCGCAGGTAAGCCTTTAAAGAACAGGCTTAACGTTGTCATCACTTCGAAGGATATAGAAATCAAAGACGCAGTTGTTGTACACAGTATTGAAGAAGCCCTTGAAGCAGTAAAAGATTATAAATCAGAAGATGTATATGTTATTGGGGGAGGAACTATTTACAAACAGATGCTTCATCTGTGTGATGTCGCCCATGTAACAAAGATAGATTACGCTTATCATGCCGATACTTATTTTCCGAATTTGGATGAAATGCCGGAATGGCAAGTGGAAGCAGAGTCAGAGGAACGAACGTATTATGATATTGAATATGCTTTTTATAAATATGTGAAGAAACAGTAA
- the thpR gene encoding RNA 2',3'-cyclic phosphodiesterase codes for MDKFYRLFAAIDFSEDQKERLYEYGRLIKKNSEKGSFTRKENFHLTLAFIGETRKLELVEEAVEEGVKLSRVGPFVVETEGLGRFKTGTGDTLWVGIQESQELISLYEKITWCLKKREFPVEEQRFKAHLTLGRGIRLNKDINFAELAQKAPKQIVPVDTIHLMNSHRVEGKLTYTSLFESSLNKF; via the coding sequence ATGGACAAATTCTATCGACTTTTTGCAGCAATAGATTTTTCAGAGGATCAAAAAGAAAGACTGTACGAGTATGGCAGATTGATAAAGAAGAATTCAGAAAAAGGGAGTTTTACCCGCAAAGAAAATTTCCATTTGACCTTAGCCTTTATCGGTGAAACAAGGAAACTTGAACTGGTGGAGGAGGCTGTAGAGGAGGGCGTGAAATTAAGCAGAGTGGGACCTTTTGTGGTGGAGACGGAAGGGCTTGGAAGGTTTAAGACAGGAACAGGGGACACCTTATGGGTTGGTATTCAGGAGTCCCAGGAATTGATAAGCCTCTATGAGAAAATTACCTGGTGTCTTAAGAAACGGGAATTTCCTGTGGAAGAACAGAGATTTAAGGCTCATTTAACACTTGGGAGAGGAATTCGCCTGAACAAAGATATAAACTTCGCAGAGCTGGCTCAAAAAGCGCCGAAGCAGATTGTTCCGGTAGATACCATCCATCTCATGAACTCCCATAGAGTAGAGGGTAAACTTACCTATACCAGCCTCTTTGAATCCAGCCTCAATAAGTTCTAG
- a CDS encoding Mbeg1-like protein, which produces MGYTDKELRDATQIAYMDLSAGYDNLIINGIKPPYTIRQIINNTVNLKKRTELENKVIEGNITIDLDSWKIRQIHDTNTKNGFYGCIIETSEKEAIVAFRGSESTTEAQFEYDWINADIGLLNNNQTPQQAEVDVFLSAMKDNGYLDKYTYVASTGHSLGGNLSDYFTIKAANDFSDKMKQSVNFDGPGFSKEFLEDNNKEISVMSEIMKHYQWSAVGNLLFPVPGVEFVTTDIKDYSDTSTYLQNDFDKEYLYNLICRHDTRSLEYDEHGNLVNGKMDNLAWFMGKISKLIDRMPSAIGNSMKDSLTYFLLHGEEIKSLFVDEKGLTTLGKSLVVAAAVAVLSNPIGTIAIAAKVIVTAATVVLAAVGLECLIEFIESTVEKIGEWVANEVKMAAKKFEEFKDFLKKEVSKIKDLAKYAITLLTNKVARDKLVNEVAGKIRDYSAGILEELKKAYSLIISEEFFDMRIWDKKYLQEKWYGRLLLSPIQAVAFRLAGSVLEAGIGFINKVTGVFEEVQELDDSFAKFLNTKADELNAVAELLE; this is translated from the coding sequence ATGGGGTATACAGATAAAGAACTAAGGGATGCAACACAGATCGCATATATGGACTTGAGTGCTGGGTATGATAATCTAATAATTAACGGGATAAAACCACCCTATACTATCAGGCAAATCATAAATAACACAGTGAATTTAAAGAAACGTACGGAACTAGAGAATAAAGTTATAGAAGGAAATATAACAATCGATTTGGATTCGTGGAAAATAAGGCAGATTCATGATACGAATACGAAAAATGGTTTTTACGGATGTATTATTGAAACTTCAGAGAAAGAAGCTATCGTAGCTTTTCGCGGAAGTGAATCAACAACCGAAGCTCAGTTCGAATATGATTGGATAAATGCCGATATCGGATTACTAAATAATAACCAGACTCCACAGCAGGCAGAGGTTGATGTGTTCCTATCAGCGATGAAAGACAACGGATATCTGGATAAGTATACATATGTGGCCTCCACAGGGCATTCTTTGGGAGGAAATCTCTCTGACTACTTTACGATTAAAGCCGCTAATGATTTTAGTGATAAAATGAAGCAAAGTGTTAATTTTGACGGACCTGGTTTTTCAAAAGAATTCCTGGAAGATAATAATAAAGAAATTAGCGTTATGTCAGAAATAATGAAGCATTATCAATGGAGTGCTGTAGGGAATCTGCTGTTTCCTGTTCCGGGTGTGGAATTTGTTACAACCGATATAAAAGATTATAGTGATACCTCAACTTATTTACAGAATGACTTTGATAAGGAATATTTGTATAACTTAATTTGCAGACATGATACACGAAGCTTAGAATATGACGAGCATGGAAATCTTGTAAATGGTAAAATGGATAACTTAGCCTGGTTTATGGGGAAGATCTCTAAGTTAATTGACAGAATGCCCTCTGCCATAGGGAACTCGATGAAAGATTCCCTTACCTATTTCCTGCTTCATGGAGAAGAAATCAAGAGTCTGTTCGTTGATGAGAAAGGTCTTACAACCTTAGGGAAAAGTCTGGTGGTTGCCGCTGCTGTTGCTGTGTTATCAAATCCCATTGGTACCATTGCAATTGCAGCTAAAGTGATCGTCACTGCAGCGACTGTCGTATTAGCAGCTGTTGGTTTGGAGTGCTTAATCGAATTCATTGAAAGTACTGTGGAGAAGATAGGCGAATGGGTAGCAAATGAAGTAAAAATGGCTGCAAAAAAGTTTGAAGAATTTAAGGACTTTTTAAAAAAAGAAGTTTCCAAAATCAAAGACCTTGCCAAATATGCCATAACATTACTGACAAATAAGGTGGCTAGAGATAAATTGGTAAATGAGGTTGCAGGTAAGATTAGAGATTATAGTGCCGGAATATTAGAGGAGTTAAAGAAAGCCTATTCCCTCATCATATCGGAAGAATTTTTCGATATGAGGATATGGGATAAGAAATATTTACAGGAAAAGTGGTATGGCAGATTGCTTCTTTCACCCATTCAGGCTGTTGCTTTTCGTTTAGCCGGTTCTGTCCTGGAAGCTGGAATTGGCTTTATCAATAAAGTGACGGGAGTATTTGAAGAGGTGCAGGAATTGGATGACAGCTTTGCTAAATTTCTGAATACAAAAGCAGATGAATTGAACGCTGTCGCGGAGTTATTGGAGTAG
- a CDS encoding ABC transporter ATP-binding protein translates to MIEISNISKTYRTNVKDPGLKGAFKNLFHSEWVEKAAVDSVSFHVAEGQALACIGENGAGKSTLIKMMIGILTPTAGEIKVYGKDPRRSGQEYLRNIGVVFGQKSNLWIDIPVIESYNAIQTLYKLDKKEFRKNFEMVVELLDLAPILSSPARKLSLGQRMKSDIGMVFLHNPKILYLDEPTIGLDINVKHTIRTFLRQMNKEKGISIFLTSHDLDDIDEICEDAIVLSKGKIFYDGTLDNLKHSYVKEKVVKVAGNQKNEIKLLLPEARFEAEGRTMKIMYHTEQYTSEQVLSAISKAFEIEDITIQEPDIDEVVSRIFSKEANVG, encoded by the coding sequence ATGATAGAAATAAGCAACATAAGCAAGACATACCGTACAAATGTGAAAGACCCCGGGCTAAAAGGAGCTTTCAAGAATCTGTTTCACTCAGAATGGGTTGAAAAAGCAGCAGTTGATAGCGTTTCCTTTCATGTTGCAGAAGGACAGGCCCTGGCTTGCATCGGAGAAAATGGTGCTGGAAAGTCTACACTTATTAAGATGATGATTGGCATACTTACGCCTACAGCCGGTGAGATCAAAGTGTATGGGAAGGACCCAAGACGCAGCGGCCAGGAGTACCTTAGAAACATAGGAGTCGTATTTGGACAGAAGTCAAATCTATGGATAGATATACCTGTAATTGAGAGCTATAATGCCATACAGACATTATACAAACTGGATAAAAAGGAGTTCCGAAAGAACTTTGAGATGGTAGTGGAGCTGCTGGATTTAGCGCCTATACTGTCATCACCGGCAAGGAAGCTGTCTCTTGGTCAGCGAATGAAATCAGATATTGGTATGGTATTTTTACATAATCCAAAGATACTGTATCTGGATGAGCCAACCATAGGCTTGGATATTAATGTGAAGCATACAATACGTACCTTCCTGCGGCAGATGAATAAAGAAAAAGGAATCAGTATCTTTCTCACAAGCCATGATTTGGATGATATTGATGAAATCTGTGAGGATGCAATTGTACTTTCAAAAGGGAAAATATTCTACGACGGCACACTAGACAATCTAAAGCACAGCTATGTAAAAGAAAAGGTGGTAAAGGTAGCCGGCAATCAAAAAAATGAAATAAAGCTGCTATTACCGGAAGCCAGATTCGAAGCAGAAGGCAGAACAATGAAAATCATGTATCACACGGAACAATATACTTCAGAACAGGTGCTAAGTGCAATATCCAAAGCCTTTGAGATCGAAGATATTACCATACAGGAACCGGATATAGACGAAGTGGTTTCCCGGATCTTTTCGAAGGAGGCCAATGTAGGGTGA
- a CDS encoding Mbeg1-like protein: MGYTDKELRDATQIAYMDLSHGYNYLVEIKNEKPPFSIRQIINSTKEEMIQKNLEDKIKKGDISIDLDSWKITEIHDKNDENGFYGCIIETSNNEAIVAFRGSEEPSINNQLQFDWIDADIGLLNSTETLQQTEVNLFLSDIKNKGLLDKYTYVASTGHSLGGNLSDYFTIQAANELSDKMKQSVNFDGPGFSKEFLESNKINIESVSGIMKHYQWSAVGNLLFPVPGVEFVTSDIKNYSETSKYLQDERKEYSYYLIARHDTRSLKYDEHGNLVNGKMDNLAWFMGKISKLIDRMPSAIGNSMKKDLKYFLLLGEEIKSLLVVDKKLTTLGKEMVAAAAIAVLSNPIGTLKIAAKVIVTAVAVVLASVGLECLIEYIESIAEKVGELVAEAKKMVAKKFEEFKEALKKEVSKVKDLAKYAITLITNKAARDKLVDEAAGKIRDYSAGILEELKKAYSLIISEEFFDMRIWNKKYLQEKWYGRLLLSPIQAVAFRLAGSVLDAGIGFINKVMRIFEEVQELDDNFAKFLNTKADELNAVAELLD, translated from the coding sequence ATGGGATATACGGACAAAGAACTAAGAGATGCAACACAGATAGCATATATGGATTTGAGTCATGGATATAATTATCTGGTAGAAATAAAAAATGAAAAACCGCCATTTTCCATTAGGCAGATAATAAATAGTACAAAAGAAGAAATGATACAAAAAAATCTGGAAGATAAAATAAAAAAAGGCGATATATCAATTGATTTGGATTCCTGGAAAATTACTGAGATTCATGATAAGAATGATGAGAATGGATTTTATGGATGTATTATCGAAACCTCTAATAATGAAGCAATCGTAGCTTTTCGTGGAAGTGAAGAACCAAGTATAAATAATCAGTTGCAGTTTGATTGGATTGATGCTGATATCGGATTGCTGAACAGTACAGAGACTTTGCAGCAGACAGAAGTCAATCTATTCCTATCAGACATTAAAAACAAAGGATTATTGGATAAGTATACGTATGTGGCCTCCACAGGACATTCTTTGGGAGGAAATCTCTCTGATTACTTTACTATTCAAGCTGCTAATGAACTTAGTGATAAAATGAAGCAAAGTGTTAATTTTGATGGACCTGGTTTTTCAAAAGAATTCTTGGAAAGTAACAAAATAAACATTGAATCTGTATCTGGAATTATGAAGCATTATCAATGGAGTGCTGTAGGGAATCTGCTGTTTCCGGTTCCGGGTGTGGAATTTGTTACATCCGATATAAAAAATTATAGTGAAACCTCAAAATATCTTCAAGATGAACGTAAGGAATATTCATACTATTTAATCGCCAGACATGATACACGAAGCCTGAAATATGACGAGCATGGAAATCTTGTAAATGGTAAAATGGATAACTTAGCTTGGTTTATGGGAAAAATCTCTAAGTTAATTGACAGAATGCCCTCTGCCATAGGTAACTCGATGAAAAAAGACCTTAAATATTTCTTACTACTTGGAGAAGAGATCAAGAGCTTGCTCGTTGTTGATAAAAAGCTTACAACATTAGGTAAAGAAATGGTAGCAGCCGCTGCTATAGCTGTGCTGTCAAATCCAATCGGTACCCTAAAAATTGCGGCTAAAGTGATTGTTACTGCAGTAGCTGTTGTATTAGCGTCTGTTGGATTAGAGTGTTTAATCGAATATATTGAAAGTATTGCCGAAAAGGTAGGTGAATTAGTAGCAGAAGCAAAAAAAATGGTTGCAAAAAAGTTTGAAGAATTTAAGGAAGCATTAAAAAAAGAAGTTTCCAAAGTCAAAGATTTGGCCAAATATGCAATAACATTAATAACAAACAAGGCTGCTAGAGATAAATTGGTAGACGAGGCTGCAGGTAAGATTAGAGATTATAGTGCCGGAATATTAGAGGAGTTAAAGAAAGCCTATTCCCTCATCATATCGGAAGAATTTTTCGATATGAGGATATGGAATAAGAAATACTTACAGGAAAAGTGGTATGGCAGATTACTTCTTTCACCCATTCAGGCTGTTGCTTTTCGTTTAGCTGGTTCTGTCCTGGATGCTGGAATTGGCTTTATCAATAAAGTGATGAGAATATTTGAAGAGGTGCAGGAATTGGATGACAATTTTGCTAAATTTCTGAATACAAAAGCAGATGAATTGAACGCTGTGGCGGAGTTATTGGACTAA
- a CDS encoding MgtC/SapB family protein: MKEILASLQEINTLSIIARLTLAILFGGLIGYERGRKRRPAGLRTHILVCIGAALVMITSQYMMEIRNYTTDPTRLGAQVISGIGFLGAGTILITGKQQVKGLTTAAGLWASACMGLAIGIGFYEGAIIACAFIYICNTVLHRFDVYTMSRTKLVEVYVQVTTVNAISRVFEVIRTNNMTISDVEISKTRNSEDTVGLFITIKQQEKHDHEKILLLLSGLEDVLTVDEI; this comes from the coding sequence ATGAAAGAAATTCTTGCTTCATTACAGGAAATAAATACACTTTCCATTATAGCCAGGCTGACGCTGGCAATTCTCTTTGGCGGTTTAATCGGATATGAGAGAGGCAGAAAGCGAAGACCTGCCGGGCTTAGAACACATATCTTGGTCTGCATCGGTGCAGCCCTTGTAATGATTACAAGTCAGTATATGATGGAAATACGGAACTACACAACGGATCCCACCAGGCTTGGTGCACAGGTAATCAGCGGTATCGGTTTTTTAGGTGCGGGAACTATATTAATAACGGGAAAACAGCAGGTCAAAGGACTGACCACAGCCGCAGGGCTTTGGGCATCTGCCTGTATGGGGCTGGCAATCGGTATCGGTTTCTATGAAGGTGCGATTATTGCATGTGCGTTTATCTATATATGCAACACTGTTTTACATCGTTTTGACGTTTATACCATGTCCAGGACCAAGCTGGTTGAGGTCTATGTGCAGGTTACCACTGTAAATGCCATAAGCCGTGTATTTGAAGTAATTCGAACCAACAATATGACAATCTCTGATGTAGAAATCAGTAAAACAAGAAATTCAGAAGATACCGTAGGTTTGTTTATCACAATCAAGCAGCAGGAAAAGCATGACCATGAAAAAATTCTGTTGTTACTCAGCGGACTGGAAGATGTTTTAACAGTAGATGAGATATAA
- a CDS encoding DegV family protein produces MIKLIIDSTCDLPETYIEENDIKVLPLKILLEDREYLDGETIDVDGVYAAMKNGTVPVTSQPAPDTIYNTFSQYAKKGFDFIYLAFSAAMSGTCQLAASILSEMKEKHPQTHMEVVDSKGGSLATGLILMETCEYIKTNHCKFEEALAYMKELIKSVEHIFTIADLNWLIKGGRISKAQGILGNILDLHPILDVEDGRMEVVEKIRGRKKTYTEVVNLVAERAGELKDKVIGISHADDEEAALELKKMIQERLGGTHFIIQKIGGVLGSHLGLGGVGIFFFNKNVAEISKMALYNCNDR; encoded by the coding sequence ATGATTAAATTAATTATTGACAGTACCTGTGATCTGCCTGAGACATATATTGAAGAGAATGATATTAAAGTTTTGCCCCTTAAAATACTGCTGGAAGACAGAGAGTATCTGGATGGTGAAACGATTGATGTTGACGGAGTATATGCAGCAATGAAGAACGGGACAGTCCCTGTGACTTCACAGCCTGCACCAGACACCATATACAATACCTTCAGCCAGTACGCGAAAAAGGGTTTTGATTTTATTTATCTTGCATTTTCTGCTGCTATGTCCGGAACCTGTCAACTGGCAGCGTCCATACTTTCAGAAATGAAAGAGAAACATCCACAGACACATATGGAGGTTGTGGATTCCAAAGGCGGTTCCTTAGCCACAGGGTTAATCCTGATGGAAACCTGTGAGTATATTAAAACCAATCATTGTAAATTTGAAGAAGCACTGGCTTATATGAAAGAACTGATAAAATCTGTGGAGCATATCTTTACCATAGCAGATTTAAACTGGCTTATAAAAGGCGGACGGATAAGCAAAGCGCAGGGAATATTAGGGAATATTCTGGACCTTCATCCCATACTTGATGTAGAGGACGGCCGGATGGAGGTCGTGGAAAAAATAAGAGGTAGAAAGAAAACCTATACAGAAGTTGTAAATCTGGTTGCGGAACGAGCAGGAGAGCTTAAGGATAAGGTTATTGGAATCAGCCATGCAGATGACGAAGAAGCAGCGCTGGAACTTAAGAAGATGATACAGGAAAGACTCGGGGGTACTCATTTCATTATCCAGAAAATTGGCGGAGTACTGGGCAGTCATTTAGGGCTTGGAGGCGTAGGGATATTCTTTTTTAACAAAAATGTAGCAGAAATCAGCAAAATGGCACTATACAACTGCAATGACCGATAA
- a CDS encoding ABC transporter permease produces the protein MKAFLKLTGISMQSHLYYKTSFIMNLFTPIVLLAGQYLLWQALYSQQTGTVIGGIKKEEMFAYILIAFALNNLLSWSSENTLAREIRSGTIVARCIRPVSFLSQYVSEMTGVLLLQSAVNLIIVVSGFFIFGKYMIIPTQNTVLLFIPCFLLSILLRILLVDVFSLLCFFSTGYLGITWTRIALFEFFSGAVLPLAMFPEWLRNISYMTPFPYMVQMPIALLLGQELPVSLSIMFLIQIVWIMFFVLLHNMIYGLVRKNLNVAGG, from the coding sequence GTGAAAGCATTTCTAAAACTGACAGGAATATCAATGCAGAGTCATTTATATTATAAAACCAGCTTTATTATGAATCTATTTACACCGATAGTTCTGCTGGCCGGTCAATATCTGCTGTGGCAGGCCTTATATAGCCAGCAAACAGGTACGGTGATAGGTGGAATAAAAAAAGAAGAGATGTTTGCTTATATCTTAATCGCATTTGCTCTGAATAACCTCCTTAGCTGGTCATCAGAGAATACCCTGGCAAGGGAAATCAGGAGTGGAACCATAGTTGCACGTTGTATCCGTCCGGTATCCTTTTTGTCTCAATATGTATCTGAAATGACAGGAGTACTTTTACTGCAAAGTGCCGTAAACCTGATAATTGTTGTTTCAGGTTTCTTTATCTTTGGAAAATATATGATAATACCAACACAAAATACAGTATTGCTATTTATACCATGCTTTCTATTATCCATACTGCTTCGTATACTGCTGGTGGATGTGTTCAGCCTTTTGTGCTTTTTCAGTACAGGCTATTTAGGGATTACCTGGACAAGGATCGCACTCTTTGAGTTCTTCTCAGGAGCCGTACTGCCCCTTGCCATGTTCCCGGAATGGCTTAGAAATATCAGTTATATGACGCCGTTTCCGTATATGGTGCAGATGCCGATAGCGTTATTGCTGGGGCAGGAACTGCCGGTAAGCCTATCAATCATGTTCCTGATTCAAATTGTATGGATAATGTTCTTTGTTCTTCTGCACAATATGATATATGGACTTGTACGAAAGAACTTAAATGTAGCAGGAGGTTGA
- a CDS encoding branched-chain amino acid aminotransferase yields the protein MLNIRIEKTTTPKELPGNDNPLKFGTIFTDHMFVMDYETGKGWHDARIEPYQPISLEPSAMVFHYGQEMFEGLKAYKTEDGRILLFRPEKNIERANNTNVRICIPEIPEEDFLQAIKEVVKLDESWIPTKPGTSLYIRPFIIATDPFLGVRPSDTYKFLIILSPVGAYYPEGLNPVKIWIEDEYVRAVKGGIGEAKTGANYVASLRSQVKAHEEGYSQVLWLDGVERKYIEEVGAMNIFFKIGGKIVTPALNGSILPGVTRASVIQLCKEWGLTVEERKIDINEIKEAYDNGTLEEVFGSGTAAVISPVGQLRWEDKIMQVKDGGIGEYSQKIYDTITGIQLGKLEDTFNWTVQVK from the coding sequence ATGTTAAATATCAGAATAGAAAAAACCACAACTCCCAAAGAACTGCCAGGTAATGATAATCCGCTAAAATTTGGTACTATATTTACGGATCATATGTTTGTGATGGATTACGAAACCGGCAAAGGCTGGCATGATGCGAGAATTGAACCTTATCAACCAATTAGTCTTGAACCTTCAGCCATGGTATTTCATTATGGGCAGGAGATGTTTGAAGGGTTAAAGGCATATAAAACGGAGGATGGAAGAATCCTTTTGTTCCGTCCGGAGAAGAACATCGAAAGAGCAAATAACACAAACGTAAGAATCTGTATACCGGAGATACCAGAGGAAGACTTTTTGCAGGCAATCAAAGAAGTAGTTAAGCTTGATGAGAGCTGGATTCCTACAAAACCTGGAACTTCCCTGTATATCAGACCATTTATAATAGCTACCGATCCATTTTTAGGAGTAAGACCATCTGATACTTACAAATTCCTTATAATACTGTCACCGGTAGGAGCATATTATCCGGAAGGTTTAAATCCGGTAAAGATATGGATCGAAGATGAATATGTAAGGGCAGTAAAGGGTGGAATCGGAGAAGCCAAAACCGGAGCCAATTATGTTGCTTCCTTAAGATCACAGGTAAAGGCCCATGAAGAAGGTTATTCACAGGTACTCTGGCTGGATGGTGTAGAGAGAAAATACATTGAAGAAGTAGGAGCTATGAATATCTTCTTTAAAATAGGCGGAAAGATTGTTACCCCTGCGTTAAACGGCAGCATACTTCCCGGTGTTACCAGGGCATCCGTAATTCAACTTTGCAAAGAGTGGGGACTTACCGTAGAAGAAAGAAAAATTGATATTAATGAGATTAAAGAGGCGTATGATAACGGAACACTGGAGGAAGTATTTGGCAGTGGTACCGCAGCAGTAATCTCACCTGTAGGACAGTTAAGATGGGAAGATAAGATCATGCAGGTAAAAGATGGCGGTATTGGTGAGTACAGCCAGAAAATCTATGATACGATTACCGGAATACAGCTTGGAAAATTAGAAGATACCTTTAACTGGACAGTCCAGGTTAAATAA
- a CDS encoding peptidoglycan-binding domain-containing protein — MSYYDYKQQRIYPAQMGTESFGKFQVNVTTEQGFRPVPNAKVRISYTGEPDSTVEELTTDDLGRTPLIDLQAPPIDYSLDPAQEAQPYSLYNVNVTAEGFDSIDVNGAEILPDVTAIQPITVRPLQGTQRYVIPPHTLFGDYPPKIAEAEIKPTSESGEIVLPGVVVPEFVIVHDGPPSDSSASNYYERYSDYIKNVASSEIYATWPASTITANILAIMSFTLNRVYTEWYRNRGYTFTITSSTAFDHKWMRGRNIYDTISQAVDQVFNNYLSRPNVKQPILTQYCDGRNVTCPGWMTQWGSKALGDQGMTAIQILRNFYGSSIYINSANQVSGVPSSWPGANLTVGSRGDSVRQMQEQLNAISQVYTAVPTVAVDGVFGAQTEEAVKAFQQTFGLPANGIVDLPTWYRISGIYVAVTRIAELN; from the coding sequence ATGAGTTATTATGATTATAAACAGCAAAGGATATATCCCGCACAAATGGGAACGGAGAGCTTTGGAAAGTTTCAGGTAAATGTAACGACAGAGCAGGGATTCCGGCCGGTACCCAATGCAAAGGTCAGAATTAGTTATACCGGAGAACCGGATTCTACTGTTGAGGAACTGACAACGGATGATTTGGGAAGAACACCTCTGATAGATCTTCAGGCGCCGCCCATAGACTATAGCCTGGACCCTGCACAAGAAGCCCAGCCTTACTCTTTATATAATGTGAATGTAACGGCGGAAGGTTTTGACAGCATTGATGTAAATGGAGCAGAGATATTGCCGGATGTTACGGCAATCCAGCCTATTACCGTAAGACCGCTGCAGGGAACACAACGTTATGTTATACCACCTCATACCCTGTTTGGCGATTATCCGCCTAAAATTGCGGAAGCAGAGATAAAGCCAACCAGTGAAAGCGGAGAAATCGTACTTCCAGGGGTAGTAGTACCTGAATTTGTCATTGTTCATGATGGTCCACCCTCAGATAGCAGTGCCTCCAATTATTATGAGCGATACAGTGATTATATTAAAAATGTCGCCTCCAGTGAAATATATGCAACCTGGCCGGCTTCTACTATTACCGCAAATATTCTCGCAATTATGTCCTTTACTCTTAACAGAGTGTATACAGAATGGTATCGAAACAGAGGTTATACCTTTACCATAACTTCCTCCACAGCCTTTGATCATAAATGGATGAGAGGCAGAAATATATATGATACCATATCACAGGCAGTGGATCAGGTATTTAATAATTATCTGTCTCGCCCTAATGTAAAGCAGCCTATTCTAACCCAATACTGCGATGGCAGAAACGTGACTTGCCCAGGATGGATGACACAGTGGGGATCTAAAGCCTTAGGTGATCAGGGAATGACAGCCATACAGATACTGCGTAATTTCTATGGTTCCAGCATCTATATAAATTCTGCCAACCAGGTATCCGGTGTACCTTCCTCCTGGCCGGGAGCCAATCTTACAGTCGGCTCAAGAGGAGACAGCGTTCGCCAGATGCAGGAGCAGTTAAATGCCATATCACAGGTCTATACGGCAGTACCCACAGTAGCTGTAGACGGAGTATTTGGGGCCCAGACAGAAGAAGCAGTAAAAGCTTTTCAACAGACCTTTGGCCTTCCTGCAAACGGAATTGTAGATTTGCCAACCTGGTACAGAATATCGGGTATTTATGTGGCAGTAACAAGAATAGCAGAATTAAATTAG
- a CDS encoding DUF3877 family protein produces the protein MTANINGFENLLRNIKSTIYEGILKLGIVKGESFGIYYELDLLNYLLGTDCTNAESMLENIKDFNDFSSARLIPITIRKEGSRFRFIASGEGVEQISKDTSSTDFLRSLIALVNTHKFDLEQVQEVFKASGQPYSCKEVDNPEFEYVFSFSDQNFDPFFYCFHIGQGHSHYHRLLEFSYRKLFD, from the coding sequence ATGACAGCTAATATTAACGGATTTGAGAATCTACTAAGAAATATTAAATCAACCATATATGAAGGAATCTTAAAACTTGGTATTGTAAAAGGGGAAAGTTTTGGTATCTATTATGAACTTGACCTGTTAAATTATCTGTTAGGTACAGACTGTACCAATGCAGAAAGCATGTTAGAGAACATAAAGGATTTTAACGATTTTTCCAGCGCCAGATTAATTCCCATAACAATTCGAAAGGAAGGCTCCCGCTTTCGCTTTATCGCTTCCGGTGAGGGCGTAGAACAAATAAGCAAAGATACTTCCTCCACGGATTTCTTAAGGAGTCTGATTGCTCTGGTGAACACCCATAAATTCGATTTGGAACAGGTTCAGGAGGTTTTTAAAGCTTCCGGTCAGCCTTATTCCTGCAAAGAAGTAGATAACCCTGAATTTGAATACGTTTTTTCTTTCTCCGATCAGAACTTTGATCCGTTTTTCTATTGTTTTCATATCGGGCAGGGACACAGCCATTATCACCGTTTGCTGGAATTCAGCTACCGGAAACTGTTTGACTAG